Proteins co-encoded in one Astyanax mexicanus isolate ESR-SI-001 chromosome 1, AstMex3_surface, whole genome shotgun sequence genomic window:
- the srrt gene encoding serrate RNA effector molecule homolog isoform X2, whose translation MADSDDEYDRRRRDKFRRERSDYDRSREREDRRRDDWSDRRPSAREWDRGRERRSRGEYRDYERGRRERFSPPRHDMSPQQKRMRRDWDDHGGDPYHGGYDLGYGGGGGPSYAPPQPWGHPDMHLMQPHHGIPIQARLGNIHEMDLGPPPPVMKSFKEFLLSLDDSVDETESVKRYNEYKIEFRRQQMQDFFLAHKDEEWFRSKYHPDESSKRKADAHAALQNRLNVFMDLMENSWFDSVSMDIDRAPQILKILDAAVIKMEGGTENDMRILELPAEEEEERERLSSGGTPIEPAKRDENRPPEGERKPSTEKEEKEGESAEGGEKEEEPAAEGRKEEEKTEKEPPAEQPPEPKKMSKKRKRKHSGDSEDEASASESESDSDSDSNSRASEKPAEREREAEPEEGEEKEEDEEDAEGEVKEQDEEKEREKEKEEKKVKDDQPPRPRPLHKTSSLFMRSIAPTISKAEIVALCRRYPGFMRVCLSDPQPERRFFRRCWVTFDRAVNIKDICWNLQNIRLRDCELAPGVNRDLARRVRNINGITQHKQVLRNDIKLAAKLIHSLDDREALWSPRPSGDAPAAVEIPAQNPILKNITDYLIDEVSAEEEELLGSVGGADSEEGAKEGNPTEITVERDEKLVKVLDRLLFYLRIVHSIDYYNCCEYPSEDEMPNRCGIIHVRGPIPPNRITHREVGDWEKTFEEKLVLLFSVKETLSEDEAVKMGRKDPEQEVEKFVTANTQELGKDKWLCPLSGKKFKGPEFVRKHILNKHGDKIEEVKKEVEFFNNFLMDAKRPSLPEMKPPPPPVPGQGLLSPTGPPFPPQGPQGLLGFGQPRPPLLGYGPPFPANQYGGGGRGSYDNFRGQGGYPGKPRNNRMIRGDPRNIIEYRDLDAPDDVDFF comes from the exons ATGGCAGACAGTGATGATGAGTACGATCGCCGCCGCAGGGATAAATTCCGCAGGGAAAGGAGCGATTATGACCGTTCCAGAGAGAGGGAGGACCGGCGGAGAGACGACTGGAGTGACCG GCGCCCGTCGGCGAGAGAGTGGGACCGGGGCCGAGAGAGACGTAGCCGGGGGGAGTACCGGGATTACGAgaggggcaggagggagagattCTCCCCACCCAGACACGACATGAGCCCCCAGCAGAAACGCATGAGGAGAGACTG GGATGATCACGGTGGAGACCCGTATCACGGGGGTTATGATTTGGGCTACGGTGGTGGAGGGGGACCCAGTTACGCCCCTCCTCAGCCCTGGGGTCACCCGGACATGCACCTGATGCAGCCTCACCACGGCATTCCCATTCAGGCCAG GTTGGGTAATATTCATGAAATGGATCTGGGTCCTCCTCCTCCGGTGATGAAGAGCTTTAAAGAGTTCCTGCTGTCTCTGGACGACTCGGTGGACGAGACGGAGTCGGTTAAACGCTACAACGAGTACAAGATCGAGTTCAGACGGCAGCAGATGCAGGACTTCTTCCTCGCCCACAAAGACGAAGAGTG GTTTCGCTCTAAGTATCACCCGGATGAATCCAGTAAGCGTAAGGCGGATGCTCATGCCGCTCTGCAGAACCGGCTGAATGTCTTCATGGACCTGATGGAGAACAGTTGGTTCGACTCCGTGTCCATGGATATCGATCGTGCTCCTCAGATTCTGAAGATCCTGGATGCAG CTGTGATAAAGATGGAGGGAGGAACGGAGAATGATATGCGTATCCTGGAGCTGCcagcagaggaagaggaggaacgGGAACGGTTGTCCTCTGGAGGGACGCCAATCGAACCCGCAAAACGAGACGAAAATCGACCTCCTGAGGGAGAGCGCAAACCCTCCACTgagaaggaggagaaagag GGTGAAAGTGCTGAAGGTGGAGAGAAGGAAGAAGAACCTGCAGCAGAGGGacgaaaagaagaagagaaaactgAAAAGGAGCCTCCGGCTGAGCAACCTCCAGAGCCCAAGAAG ATGagtaagaagaggaagaggaagcacAGTGGGGACAGTGAGGACGAGGCGAGTGCCTCAGAGAGCGAGTCTGACTCTGATTCGGACTCGAACTCTCGCGCCTCGGAGAAACctgcggagagagagagggaggcggaGCCTGAAGAgggggaggagaaggaggaggacgaggaggatgCAGAAG GTGAGGTAAAGGAGCaggatgaggagaaagagagggaaaaagagaaggaggagaagaaagtgAAGGATGATCAGCCCCCGAGACCACGCCCACTCCACAAGACCAGCTCTCTGTTCATGAGGAGCATCGCTCCCACCATCTCTAAAGCCGAGATCGTCGCT cTGTGTCGCCGTTATCCTGGATTTATGCGCGTTTGTCTCTCTGACCCTCAACCTGAGCGCAG GTTCTTCAGACGCTGTTGGGTCACTTTTGATCGAGCGGTAAACATCAAAGATATCTGCTGGAACCTGCAGAACATCAGA ctgaggGACTGTGAGCTGGCTCCGGGTGTGAATCGGGATCTGGCTCGGCGGGTCAGGAATATTAACGGGATCACGCAGCATAAGCAGGTCCTGCGTAACGATATTAAACTCGCAGCTAAACTCATTCACTCTCTGGACGACCGGGAGGCGCTGTGGAGTCCCCGCCCCAGCGGCGACGCCCCCGCAGCCGTGGAG ATTCCAGCTCAGAACCCCATCCTGAAGAACATCACTGATTACCTGATTGATGAGGTGAgcgcggaggaggaggagcttctGGGCAGTGTGGGCGGAGCCGACTCGGAGGAGGGGGCTAAAGAGGGGAACCCTACAGAGATCACAGTGGAGAGAGACGAGAAACTGGTGAAG gTGTTGGATCGTCTGCTGTTTTACCTGCGTATCGTTCACTCTATAGATTATTATAACTGCTGTGAATACCCGAGCGAAGACGAGATGCCCAACCGCTGCGGCATCATCCACGTCCGCGGCCCCATACCGCCCAACCGCATCACACACCGAGAGG tGGGGGACTGGGAGAAGACGTTTGAGGAGAAGCTCGTCCTTCTCTTCAGTGTGAAGGAGACTCTGTCGGAGGACGAGGCGGTGAAGATGGGCAGGAAGGATCCAGAACAGGAAGTGGAGAAGTTCGTGACGGCGAACACTCAAGAACTGGGGAAGGACAAGTGGCTGTGTCCTCTCAGCGGCAAGAAGTTCAAG GGTCCGGAGTTTGTGAGGAAACACATTCTGAATAAGCATGGAGATAAAATCGAGGAGGTGAAGAAGGAGGTGGAGTTCTTTAATAACTTCCTGATGGACGCTAAAAGACCCTCCCTCCCCGAGATGAAGCCGCCGCCCCCTCCAGTCCCCGGACAAG
- the srrt gene encoding serrate RNA effector molecule homolog isoform X1, which yields MADSDDEYDRRRRDKFRRERSDYDRSREREDRRRDDWSDRRPSAREWDRGRERRSRGEYRDYERGRRERFSPPRHDMSPQQKRMRRDWDDHGGDPYHGGYDLGYGGGGGPSYAPPQPWGHPDMHLMQPHHGIPIQARLGNIHEMDLGPPPPVMKSFKEFLLSLDDSVDETESVKRYNEYKIEFRRQQMQDFFLAHKDEEWFRSKYHPDESSKRKADAHAALQNRLNVFMDLMENSWFDSVSMDIDRAPQILKILDAAVIKMEGGTENDMRILELPAEEEEERERLSSGGTPIEPAKRDENRPPEGERKPSTEKEEKEGESAEGGEKEEEPAAEGRKEEEKTEKEPPAEQPPEPKKMSKKRKRKHSGDSEDEASASESESDSDSDSNSRASEKPAEREREAEPEEGEEKEEDEEDAEGEVKEQDEEKEREKEKEEKKVKDDQPPRPRPLHKTSSLFMRSIAPTISKAEIVALCRRYPGFMRVCLSDPQPERRFFRRCWVTFDRAVNIKDICWNLQNIRLRDCELAPGVNRDLARRVRNINGITQHKQVLRNDIKLAAKLIHSLDDREALWSPRPSGDAPAAVEIPAQNPILKNITDYLIDEVSAEEEELLGSVGGADSEEGAKEGNPTEITVERDEKLVKVLDRLLFYLRIVHSIDYYNCCEYPSEDEMPNRCGIIHVRGPIPPNRITHREVGDWEKTFEEKLVLLFSVKETLSEDEAVKMGRKDPEQEVEKFVTANTQELGKDKWLCPLSGKKFKGPEFVRKHILNKHGDKIEEVKKEVEFFNNFLMDAKRPSLPEMKPPPPPVPGQGLLSPTGPPFPPQGPQGLLGFGQPRPPLLGYAGPPFPANQYGGGGRGSYDNFRGQGGYPGKPRNNRMIRGDPRNIIEYRDLDAPDDVDFF from the exons ATGGCAGACAGTGATGATGAGTACGATCGCCGCCGCAGGGATAAATTCCGCAGGGAAAGGAGCGATTATGACCGTTCCAGAGAGAGGGAGGACCGGCGGAGAGACGACTGGAGTGACCG GCGCCCGTCGGCGAGAGAGTGGGACCGGGGCCGAGAGAGACGTAGCCGGGGGGAGTACCGGGATTACGAgaggggcaggagggagagattCTCCCCACCCAGACACGACATGAGCCCCCAGCAGAAACGCATGAGGAGAGACTG GGATGATCACGGTGGAGACCCGTATCACGGGGGTTATGATTTGGGCTACGGTGGTGGAGGGGGACCCAGTTACGCCCCTCCTCAGCCCTGGGGTCACCCGGACATGCACCTGATGCAGCCTCACCACGGCATTCCCATTCAGGCCAG GTTGGGTAATATTCATGAAATGGATCTGGGTCCTCCTCCTCCGGTGATGAAGAGCTTTAAAGAGTTCCTGCTGTCTCTGGACGACTCGGTGGACGAGACGGAGTCGGTTAAACGCTACAACGAGTACAAGATCGAGTTCAGACGGCAGCAGATGCAGGACTTCTTCCTCGCCCACAAAGACGAAGAGTG GTTTCGCTCTAAGTATCACCCGGATGAATCCAGTAAGCGTAAGGCGGATGCTCATGCCGCTCTGCAGAACCGGCTGAATGTCTTCATGGACCTGATGGAGAACAGTTGGTTCGACTCCGTGTCCATGGATATCGATCGTGCTCCTCAGATTCTGAAGATCCTGGATGCAG CTGTGATAAAGATGGAGGGAGGAACGGAGAATGATATGCGTATCCTGGAGCTGCcagcagaggaagaggaggaacgGGAACGGTTGTCCTCTGGAGGGACGCCAATCGAACCCGCAAAACGAGACGAAAATCGACCTCCTGAGGGAGAGCGCAAACCCTCCACTgagaaggaggagaaagag GGTGAAAGTGCTGAAGGTGGAGAGAAGGAAGAAGAACCTGCAGCAGAGGGacgaaaagaagaagagaaaactgAAAAGGAGCCTCCGGCTGAGCAACCTCCAGAGCCCAAGAAG ATGagtaagaagaggaagaggaagcacAGTGGGGACAGTGAGGACGAGGCGAGTGCCTCAGAGAGCGAGTCTGACTCTGATTCGGACTCGAACTCTCGCGCCTCGGAGAAACctgcggagagagagagggaggcggaGCCTGAAGAgggggaggagaaggaggaggacgaggaggatgCAGAAG GTGAGGTAAAGGAGCaggatgaggagaaagagagggaaaaagagaaggaggagaagaaagtgAAGGATGATCAGCCCCCGAGACCACGCCCACTCCACAAGACCAGCTCTCTGTTCATGAGGAGCATCGCTCCCACCATCTCTAAAGCCGAGATCGTCGCT cTGTGTCGCCGTTATCCTGGATTTATGCGCGTTTGTCTCTCTGACCCTCAACCTGAGCGCAG GTTCTTCAGACGCTGTTGGGTCACTTTTGATCGAGCGGTAAACATCAAAGATATCTGCTGGAACCTGCAGAACATCAGA ctgaggGACTGTGAGCTGGCTCCGGGTGTGAATCGGGATCTGGCTCGGCGGGTCAGGAATATTAACGGGATCACGCAGCATAAGCAGGTCCTGCGTAACGATATTAAACTCGCAGCTAAACTCATTCACTCTCTGGACGACCGGGAGGCGCTGTGGAGTCCCCGCCCCAGCGGCGACGCCCCCGCAGCCGTGGAG ATTCCAGCTCAGAACCCCATCCTGAAGAACATCACTGATTACCTGATTGATGAGGTGAgcgcggaggaggaggagcttctGGGCAGTGTGGGCGGAGCCGACTCGGAGGAGGGGGCTAAAGAGGGGAACCCTACAGAGATCACAGTGGAGAGAGACGAGAAACTGGTGAAG gTGTTGGATCGTCTGCTGTTTTACCTGCGTATCGTTCACTCTATAGATTATTATAACTGCTGTGAATACCCGAGCGAAGACGAGATGCCCAACCGCTGCGGCATCATCCACGTCCGCGGCCCCATACCGCCCAACCGCATCACACACCGAGAGG tGGGGGACTGGGAGAAGACGTTTGAGGAGAAGCTCGTCCTTCTCTTCAGTGTGAAGGAGACTCTGTCGGAGGACGAGGCGGTGAAGATGGGCAGGAAGGATCCAGAACAGGAAGTGGAGAAGTTCGTGACGGCGAACACTCAAGAACTGGGGAAGGACAAGTGGCTGTGTCCTCTCAGCGGCAAGAAGTTCAAG GGTCCGGAGTTTGTGAGGAAACACATTCTGAATAAGCATGGAGATAAAATCGAGGAGGTGAAGAAGGAGGTGGAGTTCTTTAATAACTTCCTGATGGACGCTAAAAGACCCTCCCTCCCCGAGATGAAGCCGCCGCCCCCTCCAGTCCCCGGACAAG